One Sporosarcina sp. FSL W8-0480 genomic window, TGATGACCGGGTCAATGTGATCTACGGACAAAACGAGGCCGGCAAAACGACGATCCAACAATTTATCGTACAGACGCTTTTCGGCTATCCGCAAAAAAATAGTGCGCAACTACGATATGAGCCGAAATCAGGCGGCAAATATGGGGGGCAAGTCCATATACAGGACGAGGTGTATGGGGATTGCATCATTGAACGGGTTCGTGGGAAGTCTGCCGGGGATGTGACAGTGATTTTCGAAGATGGATCACAGGGCGGGGAGGAAGCGTTGCAGAACTTGCTTAGGCAATATGACCGCACTGCATTTGAATCGGTCTTTTCGTTCTCTCTCCTACAACTGCAAGGATTTGAACGGATGGACGAGGTCGAGTTGAGCCGGACGCTTCTGTCTTCAGGGACTACAGGAATCGATTCATTGTTAACTGTGGAAAAGAAGTTGGAAAAGGAAATCGGCGAGTTATTCAAAAAGACGGGTCGAAATCCGGAGATGAACGTCAGACTGCAGGAATTAAAGGACCTCGAAACCGATTTGAAAAAGGAACAAGAAAGAGTGTCTGCCTATTCCCCTAAAGTGAAGAGGATTCGCGAAATTGAGCATGAATGGACAGGTACCAAAGATGCATATGATAGAGTTCGTGAACAAAAACAGTCTCTTGGACTTCAACTGCAACTATTGCCTTTGCACGAACGAAAACAGGCGCTTCTGACGAAATTGGAGCGTATGGGAGATGTTGTTTTTCCAGCGGATGGCATTAGACGATTTGAAACGGTCCAAAGCAAATTGACTGAAATGGAAGCGAAAATGCGGGGACTCAATGATGAAATCGAGGATTTGAATAAACGCTTGCAACATCGTCCGGATCATCAAACAATCATGAGAATTGATGGATTGCTCAGCAGGGAACCCGAGTGGCATAAATGGCGCACTGAGTTAGGTGTCGTCCGTGAAAAAATTAGGCATTTAAAGGAAAAGAGGGTACAGGTGCTTGGTCGCCTTGGGTTGGAAACGGATGATTTGATACTGAAAGCGGATGTATCGATCCATCAGGAAGAAAGCTTGTACGAACAACTGCAAACGATTGCGGAGTTTGAAAGGCAGCTTGGCTATATCGACCGCCAGCTTACATACTTGGAGACTGCCCTTAGTGAAGTGAGAAACGATCAGCTTGCCTTAAAGAAAAACTCTCCGTCCGATGAGGAACAAAAACGTGTTAAAGAATGGCCGTCAATTGAAAGACGTCTATCTGAAGCGAAAGCCTATCTTCAATTCAGTAGATCCAAAAGTACAAGCGGGACTTCACTTCCTTTACTTTTAATGTTTATCGTGGCGATTTTGGCGATGGGGTTCGGTCTTATTGATAAGCAATGGCTATTTGTCATTATAGGGGTCTGTATTGCAGGTGCGGCTGTTATTTTAGGATTTGGAAATAAAAAGCGGCCCGACGAATCGAAAACGGCTGAAATGCAAAAGTTTGTTGACACGTATTCTGGATATGAAGATCAAATGAGGAGTCTAACTGAAAAAATTACTGCATACCGTCAAAAGGAAAGTCAGCTTGCGGAAGCTGCAAGTTCCTATGAGCGGCAAATGGGTGGAATAGAAACAGAATTTGAAAACCTATCACGTAAGAAAGAGAACCTTGAGGAAGCATTAAGCGGATTTTTCATTGCGTACGGCATGCATAAGATTCCGAATTCAGGTATTCTTCACGAGTTCTTCGGGATGGCTCGTACGATACAAGAAATTAGTCGTGAATCAGTTGAACTCCATGATAGACAGAAACAATTGATAGGGCAAATCAAGGAGAGACAGGAACAGATTGAATCCACTATTGGATTGGAAATACCTGAAGATGCTCTTTATGAAAAGTTAAGAAGCGAGTTCATCCATAAAAAATCCGATATGCAATCATACGAGACGTTATCTGCACGATTGGAGCAGTTGATACTAAAACGAAATGACCTTTATGCAATCATCCAGTCATTGTTAGGGCAACGCGATCATTTATTCAAAGAAGTTGGGGTCGAGACGGAAGAGCAGTATTATCAGGCATACACGGACTTCGAGGAGAAAGTCCGTCTACGTAAGCAATTGGAGGATACAGAGTCCCAATTAGGTGTCCATGAAAAAAGTATGGAGAATGTTGTCCTTTCGGCGGAAGAGCTGAAGATGAAGATTGCGGATGCGGAGAAGGAGATTGCCGAGTTGGAATCCCGATTGGATCAGTTCCTGCAGGAAAAGACGGCATTGAAAATCGAGACGGAAAAACTGTTGACGGATGATGCATATCAGCAAAAACAACAGGTTTTCGAATTGAAAAAAGCAGAGTTCGCCGAGCTTGCGAAAAAGTGGGCTGTCCGTCAAACGGCTGTGGCGGCTATAAAAGGCATGATGAAGGAGTTGCAGGAGAAGAAACTTCCAAAAGTGTTACAAGATGCTGAGAGTCTTTTTCGTGAACTGACAGGGGGGCAATATGTTTCCCTTTCGATATTGGAGAATGGCCTATTTCAGGCTGTCTCTCGAGATGGGATGAGATACCCGATTATCGAGCTCAGCCAGGCGACAAAGGAGCAAGCCTATATTTCACTAAGGCTGTCACTAACAATGGAAATGGAAAGGACAGCACCGTTTCCAATCATCATGGATGACCCATTTGTCCATTTTGACGAAGTAAGGCTTTCCCGTATGAAAAGAATA contains:
- a CDS encoding AAA family ATPase — protein: MKIKKVVIYGFGKHENKTIDFDDRVNVIYGQNEAGKTTIQQFIVQTLFGYPQKNSAQLRYEPKSGGKYGGQVHIQDEVYGDCIIERVRGKSAGDVTVIFEDGSQGGEEALQNLLRQYDRTAFESVFSFSLLQLQGFERMDEVELSRTLLSSGTTGIDSLLTVEKKLEKEIGELFKKTGRNPEMNVRLQELKDLETDLKKEQERVSAYSPKVKRIREIEHEWTGTKDAYDRVREQKQSLGLQLQLLPLHERKQALLTKLERMGDVVFPADGIRRFETVQSKLTEMEAKMRGLNDEIEDLNKRLQHRPDHQTIMRIDGLLSREPEWHKWRTELGVVREKIRHLKEKRVQVLGRLGLETDDLILKADVSIHQEESLYEQLQTIAEFERQLGYIDRQLTYLETALSEVRNDQLALKKNSPSDEEQKRVKEWPSIERRLSEAKAYLQFSRSKSTSGTSLPLLLMFIVAILAMGFGLIDKQWLFVIIGVCIAGAAVILGFGNKKRPDESKTAEMQKFVDTYSGYEDQMRSLTEKITAYRQKESQLAEAASSYERQMGGIETEFENLSRKKENLEEALSGFFIAYGMHKIPNSGILHEFFGMARTIQEISRESVELHDRQKQLIGQIKERQEQIESTIGLEIPEDALYEKLRSEFIHKKSDMQSYETLSARLEQLILKRNDLYAIIQSLLGQRDHLFKEVGVETEEQYYQAYTDFEEKVRLRKQLEDTESQLGVHEKSMENVVLSAEELKMKIADAEKEIAELESRLDQFLQEKTALKIETEKLLTDDAYQQKQQVFELKKAEFAELAKKWAVRQTAVAAIKGMMKELQEKKLPKVLQDAESLFRELTGGQYVSLSILENGLFQAVSRDGMRYPIIELSQATKEQAYISLRLSLTMEMERTAPFPIIMDDPFVHFDEVRLSRMKRIVEQLSVKHQFIYFTCHDKIVEEWTNAKVITVSDTGSVKGAIIR